The genomic region CGCCTTCTGTCCCTGGCCGGGTCCGGGTACGGGACCGGTATCGGTCGCGGCGTACACCGTCTGTGCGGGACCAGGACCGGCACCGGGATCGGGGTCGGTTGCGACGCACGTGCCCGGTCCGGGACCGCCGCTGGCCTCGACGCGCACGCCGTGTCCAGGACCGCGGCCGGTCGGGCCGCACGCGCTCTGCCGCGGATCATGACCGGCCGCCCCGCACGCGTCCTGCCCTGGACCATGACCGGCCGCCCCGCACGCGTCCTGCCCCGGGCCACGACCCGACGCGCCGCACGCGCCCTGATCACGCCTTCGACCGGACGCCATGCCCGGGCCCCGCGTCCCCTCCCCGCCGCCCACGTCACCGCCCCTAAGGAACACGGCCATGGCTGACGAACTCGAACTGCTGCGCGGTGCCAACCCGGTGCCGTCCGACGCGCCCCACTTCGGCGACGGCCCCCTGGACCACGGCGCCGAGCGCCGACTGGAGCGGCTGCTGCGTGAGCGGCCCTCCGGACGGCTGCGGGACCGGCTGGTGCCCGGCACGGGCCGGCCCCGGCTGGCCTGGGGACTCATCGCCACGGCCGTGGTCGCCGCCCTGGCGCTGACCCTCGTACTGAGCGGCCCCAACACCACACCGGCAGCCGCCGCACCCCGCCCGCTGGTGGTACAGACCGGCTCCACACCCCTGCCCCTGGACCGGCTGGCCGAGCGCGCGGCACAGGCTGCCGTCGACGGATCTCCCCGCCTGCGCAAGGGCACGCACGTGCAGTCCTGGAGCATGGGCATGTCGGAGGACAAGCCCCCGATCACCCTGCCCGAAGAGCGCATCGTGCGCTGGCGGGCCGACGGCAGTCACACGGAACTCGTCGTGGCGACCGACCCGAGGCATCCGGGCCGCCCGGTCCTCTCCGACGCCGGCGGTGAGCCGCACCTCGTCGACGACGGGCACGTCATCAGCGACCAGACCTATCCGCCGAGCTGGAGCGACGCCCCGCCCCAGTCCCCGCCACCGCACGAGCCCGCCCGGCTGCGCGCTTACCTGACGGAGGCTCAGTACTCTGACACTCCGCTGACCACGCCCCAACTGCTGGACGCCGTCGAGGTGCTGCTCGACCACTGGACCCTCGGCGCCCGGGAGACCGCGGCGCTCGCCCGCCTCCTGGCCGGCGCCGAGGGACTGCGGCCCGTCGGCCAGGTGACCGACCGCCTCGGGCGACCCGGTCAGGCGTACGTGTACGACGGCCCCGGCGCCCACCACATGCTGGTCATGGACCCGGTCACCGGCGCCGTCCTCGGCCTGGAGAGCACCTTCTCCACCGCCGAACCCGAGTACGGCGTCAAGAAGGGCGACGTCATGTCGTACAGCGCGTGGATGCGCTGATCACGCCCCGGGCAGCCTATTCGTCCCAGGCCTGGACCAGGGTCTGTTCGGCGATCTTGCCGTCCCGCAGCGAGATCATCGACTCGGACAGGACGCGCACACCGTCCGCGTACTCGCAGCTCTCGCTGTAGGCGGCCTCGTCGCCCTGGATGACGCACCGCTCCAGCTTGTGCGTCATGTCGCGGCTGTAGACGTCTTCCAGCATCCGGCTGATCTCGTCCCGGCCGTGCAG from Streptomyces chartreusis NRRL 3882 harbors:
- a CDS encoding CU044_5270 family protein, yielding MADELELLRGANPVPSDAPHFGDGPLDHGAERRLERLLRERPSGRLRDRLVPGTGRPRLAWGLIATAVVAALALTLVLSGPNTTPAAAAPRPLVVQTGSTPLPLDRLAERAAQAAVDGSPRLRKGTHVQSWSMGMSEDKPPITLPEERIVRWRADGSHTELVVATDPRHPGRPVLSDAGGEPHLVDDGHVISDQTYPPSWSDAPPQSPPPHEPARLRAYLTEAQYSDTPLTTPQLLDAVEVLLDHWTLGARETAALARLLAGAEGLRPVGQVTDRLGRPGQAYVYDGPGAHHMLVMDPVTGAVLGLESTFSTAEPEYGVKKGDVMSYSAWMR
- a CDS encoding nuclear transport factor 2 family protein; this encodes MGTAADPAFDRETLRQALEGQNPEILLSLYADDAEFRIVDHTTQPSHPKVLHGRDEISRMLEDVYSRDMTHKLERCVIQGDEAAYSESCEYADGVRVLSESMISLRDGKIAEQTLVQAWDE